The Heyndrickxia vini genome contains a region encoding:
- the yqfC gene encoding sporulation protein YqfC → MAKNWSRILRSWMTNKMELPQDVMMDLPRITMIGQIHIYIENHRGLLTFSDREVRLLLKQGQLLIKGQSFVIKTILPEEILLEGKIDEVIYLNEKE, encoded by the coding sequence ATGGCAAAAAATTGGAGCCGAATACTTCGAAGTTGGATGACGAATAAAATGGAGCTGCCTCAGGATGTCATGATGGATCTCCCTCGAATTACCATGATCGGACAAATTCATATTTATATAGAAAATCATCGCGGGTTGTTAACCTTTTCAGATCGTGAAGTGCGTTTATTACTTAAACAAGGGCAACTACTTATTAAAGGTCAATCCTTTGTTATTAAAACGATTTTACCAGAAGAGATCTTACTTGAAGGGAAAATTGATGAAGTAATTTATTTAAATGAGAAGGAGTGA
- the yqfD gene encoding sporulation protein YqfD, whose protein sequence is MKNHWFTFFGGTILVKVEGKGVERFINQLTRSSLIVWNVKRQGSSAITFYIRLKDVHKLRHQVRKFDCKISFLSGQGAPFLWKRTLKNAGFFAGFLLFFVVITLLSNIVWGINIKGASPQIEHQIRKELDNLGVHVGKLQFFIDDVETIQRKLEDRIPNITWVGVDLNGTTYHFQVVEKNIPEQAEKQSPQNLVANKKAVIVDMFVENGQPVVKVNQYVKKGQLLVSGTIGNEHNEKKVAAIGKVIGKTWYKVDVNMPFKSEFQVYTGNEKRKYSLEIGSVSIPLWGFGKIEYKDFDKETQSHNIKFLKWQLPIKYENTTIRENEKVERNYTKNEAINAAKEIAKSDLKAKIPSDAKIIDEYVLHQKVENGKVDLSIYFQVTENIAKAKPIIQGDAE, encoded by the coding sequence TTGAAAAACCATTGGTTTACATTTTTTGGTGGAACGATTCTTGTTAAGGTTGAAGGAAAGGGGGTTGAGCGATTTATTAACCAGCTTACCCGTTCCAGTTTGATTGTATGGAATGTGAAACGACAAGGTTCTTCCGCTATTACATTTTATATTCGTCTCAAAGATGTGCATAAATTAAGACACCAAGTCCGCAAATTTGATTGTAAAATATCTTTTTTAAGTGGACAAGGGGCCCCTTTTTTATGGAAAAGAACATTAAAAAATGCAGGGTTTTTCGCAGGATTTCTACTTTTCTTTGTTGTTATTACGCTATTATCAAATATTGTATGGGGGATAAATATAAAAGGGGCGAGCCCGCAAATTGAGCATCAAATTCGAAAGGAATTAGATAATCTTGGTGTTCATGTAGGGAAACTCCAATTTTTTATTGATGATGTTGAAACCATTCAACGAAAATTAGAAGATCGTATTCCGAATATTACCTGGGTGGGTGTTGATTTAAACGGGACAACCTACCACTTTCAAGTTGTTGAAAAAAATATACCAGAGCAAGCTGAGAAGCAATCGCCACAAAATCTTGTAGCAAATAAAAAAGCGGTCATTGTTGACATGTTTGTCGAAAATGGGCAACCGGTGGTAAAGGTTAATCAGTATGTAAAAAAAGGACAACTTTTAGTTTCGGGAACAATTGGAAATGAACACAATGAAAAGAAAGTTGCGGCTATAGGAAAGGTAATAGGGAAAACGTGGTATAAAGTAGATGTGAATATGCCTTTTAAATCTGAATTCCAAGTATATACAGGGAATGAAAAGCGAAAATATTCTTTGGAAATTGGTTCTGTTAGTATTCCATTATGGGGATTTGGAAAAATAGAATATAAGGACTTTGATAAGGAAACCCAGTCGCACAATATCAAGTTTCTTAAATGGCAACTTCCGATAAAATATGAAAATACAACGATTAGAGAAAATGAAAAAGTGGAAAGGAATTATACAAAAAATGAAGCTATAAATGCTGCAAAAGAAATTGCTAAAAGTGATTTAAAAGCAAAGATTCCATCAGATGCAAAGATTATT